ACGAGAAGCAACAAGAGATGTGACAAAACTTGTTTTGGTTAGGGCCTAATGCTCGTTTTCTTATTCCTGTACTACTCCTTGTTGGTTTGAGGGACGAAGGAGGCTAGGTTAGCCGAAAGATGGTTATCGGTTCACCGCACCTTCCAGTACGGCTACCTTGTTACGGTTGGCCCTTGCAAATAGCTTGATGCACTATCTCCAATGTTGATTGTTTACTTAAAGAGGTAACTTGTGCATGGGAGGACGGCACTAATCTTGGGAAACGCTTGCGTAAATGTGTGCCCAACGAGTGTCTCCGTGCCCACAAACAAAAGTCAAACGTAGTTTAATACGGAACGGACAAGCCCATGTGgagctttttttcttctcattttttgagATTGGAAATCCCAATTTCCAATTTATCATAatcgtttcttttttcattttattaatttatcagCATTTGTGGGCTgtcattttttggtcaaaacatTTAGTGTACCTACCTACCACTTTGGGGAacaaaacatttcttttttttgttgggcGCACGGGATATCCCGAAAAAGAAggggaataaaaaattactttatttggataattagcttatattgtaaaataaagaaaacgaTACAGACAATGATTTTTCGTTAggtttgatatttttggattttttttttcttttggtgttttGAATTAAACTAGGAGTTGCGTGCAAGAGAGACTGCGGGGAAAGGCCAGAGAATCTGACTGACGAGTCCTTAATCATCTTAACACGTGATTCGAGTAGGCTTTATAATTATAGATAAATGTAACTTTTTATaacctttttataatttaactatctggaattataattttcctaccaaaaaaaaatatctagagTTATAATTCCACTATATATTTCGGtgaatttattttgcagaaaaggACAGTTCAGCTATATAGATAGATGAAGAAGTCCAACATAATTACTCACAACCCTTAAGAATTGTCCCTCTCTACTCTCTCGTCAGTGCTCCTAGAAACCCAACAATGGCCAACAACCAAGAACGCGAAGGGCGCGATCAAGAGGACGAAGTCGGGAAGCTGGCGGTCCGGCTGGCTGGCGCGGTGGTGCTTCCGATGACCCTCAAGTCGGCCCTCGAGCTCGGCATCATTGATGCCCTCGTCTCCACGGGTGGGTTCCTCTCGCCCACCGAGATAGCAAGCCGGGTCGGCGCCAAGAACCCGGGGGCCCCGGTCCTGGTGGACCGGATGATGCGCCTCCTGGCGAGCCACGGCGTGATCGAGTGGCGGTTGAGGAGGGGCGACGGCAACGGAgatggaggggagagagagtacGGTCCAGGACCCATGTGCAGGTTCTTTGCCAAGGACCAAGAAGGTGGAGATGTTGGTCCTCTGTTTCTGCTAATTCACGACAAGGTCTTCATGGAGAGTtggtaatattatttttatttttggactaTCACCAGTCAAAAAAGTAGTTTCTATGAACAATGGCCTCTGTGCTTTTGTTCGGCGATTCCAACGGTGAATATTAGGTTACTTGTTGAACGGCTGAAACTAAAATATGATCGCAGCGCCTGATGGGGACAAGTCGCACAGTGTCGTCGAttgtgatttttggaaaaaCGCTCAATTCAATGAAATATTTTACGATTTTTTTCCGAAGATTATGGAATTCTACTTGTACAGATCTACGGCTGCTTCATTTTTCATGGACTAATCTCAGGTACCACTTGAACGATGTCATCATGGAAGGAGGGGTTCCGTTCGAGAGGGCATACGGGATGACGGCGTTCGAGTATCCTGCCGTTGACGATAGGTTCAATCAAGTTTTCAACCGGGCCATGGCGAGTCATACTTCCCTCATCATGAAGAAAATACTCGATGTCTACAGAGGGTTTGAAGGCATCGAAGTGCTGGTCGATGTGGGAGGCGGAGTCGGGTTCAATCTCAAGATGATCACCTCCAAGAATCCCCACATCAAGGGCATCAACTTCGACTTGCCTCACGTCTTGGCCGATGTTCCTTCTTATCCAGGTAAATCAAATCCAGGACTCCAGCAGTCTGCAAGAACACTGAACTCGTTGTTTCTAATGACATCATTCGACAATATCTTGGTTCTCTTCTTGTGATTATGTGTTGATGTCTCGTGTTTTAGGTGTCGAGCATGTTGGTGGAGATATGTTTGAGAGTGTTCCTAGAGGAGATGCCATTTTCATGAAGGTAAAGACGTCAACTTATCTAATGTTCATCCAGCTTGTGATGCGTGAGGCCTTGTAGTTGTTTTCTTCATCACTTTGCAAAATTCCTCTTTCACTGCTCAAACCATTTCACGAAACAATAATCTGTTTTTTCCTAAATAGTCTCCACAAATGTCGCTAGGAATCCAGAGAAACCTTAAGGCGAGGGAACAATAGTAAAATTCCCATTACTCGAAAGAGTTGCACCATATCCCTTGGGATTAATTCGTACTCTGATTTCAAGATTATTTTCAACATCAAAGCTCATTGGCCTTCACAATCACATTGCTTCTTTACAATTCTCTAATCTATGGACATCTAATTGCAGTGGATACTCCATGATTGGAGTGATGAGCATTGCTCGAAACTTCTAAAGAACTGTTTTGAGGCTTTGCCTGCCAATGGGAAGGTGATCCTCGTCGAGGCGATTCTCCCCGTGGTTCCAGAGAGGAATGTCTCTTCGATTAATGTGTTCCAGCAAGACCTCTTCATGTTGGCTCAAAATCCCGGCGGTAAAGAGAGGACGCAGAAGGAGTATGAGGCCCTGGCGGTGCAGGCGGGATTCACCGGCTGTGAAGTCAAGTGTTGCGCTTACAACAACTGGGTAGTGGAGTTCCCCAAAACGGCGGGTCATTAAGTCTTTCGAGGTCTATTCCTAATTTTAGGATGTGTGTTTTGCaaaaaactcaataataaaggaaaatgttttctcgaaaagcattttccatgaataagatttgttttcctttgtttggtaatgTATAATTGAAACGTTTCCTGTTGTTTGGATCccattagaaaataatttcacactttacaaaaaaaaatcaaatttgttattgttattgttatttgtttccctctttctctttctcttttccttccttcgCTCCTCTACTTCTTCATGCTATCCCTTCTGCTTCCTGTGGTGGTGAGCTCGAGTTGTCGCTAGAGGCCGCGAGCTCGCCTATTAGGTGAGGCTTGAGGCTTGTCATCAAAGGCCGCAAGCTTGCCAGCATTaagcgagcttgagcctcaccaccCAAGGCTGTGAGCTTGCCCGATCTAGCAGGGCCCTAGGCTCGCGCGGCCTATagtggcaaggctcgagcctcaccagctCGCCATCGAGGGTTGCAAGCTCACCCaatctggcgaggcttgagACTCGCCATCAGAGGCCATGAGCTTGCCCGATATGGTGAGGCTTGAGGCTTGTCGGCCTCGAGTGAGCTGGAGCCTCGCTATTGAAGGCTGTGAGCTCGCCCAATTTGGTGAGGCCAGAGCTCGCCAATTGTCTCCATGGCCAGTGACAGgtggagaagaagcaaaagaaaaagcaaagaaaagaaaaagaagaaaataaaaataaataatcgatttttaaaaacaaaaaaaaaaaattcgaatttttaaaaatatatttttataagaatatatatatatattgtaaacCAAGCACCAAATCTAACCTTTGGTAGATTCAGAGAATGTTTTTCGGTTCTTTCAAatgggaaatcatttttctgaatttaagctttcgtaataaattttttgttgttgactaGGAAGACGATTTCCGCTGACTCATTTTCCTGAATGAATCAAACGccggaaaatgagaaaaatgttttccctgtTGTTGTTGTTCCTAGTCAGCTTATGAGTGGCAAGCTCGAGTTATCGCTAGGGGCTGCGAGCTCGCCTATTAGGTGAGGCTTGAGGCTTGTCATCAAAGGCCGCAAGCTTGCCAGCATTaagcgagcttgagcctcaccaccCAAGGCTGTGAGCTTGCCTGATCTAGCAAGGCCCTAGGCTTGCCGGCCTCTagtggcaaggctcgagcctcacccgcTCGCCATCGAGATTGCAAGCTCACCCaatccggcgaggcttgagACTCGCCATCGAGGCCATGAGCTTGCCCGATATGGCGAGGCTTGAGGCTTGTCGGCCTCGAGTGAGCCGGAGCCTCGCTATCGAAGGCCGTGAGCTCGCCCAAtctagtgaggccgagctcaccaATTGTCTCCATGGCCGGTGACAGgtggagaagaagcaaaagaaaaagcaaagaaaagaaaaagaagaaaataaaaataaataatcgattttttaaaaacaaaacaaaaaggaaattcaatttttaaaaatatatttttataagaatatatatatatatatatatatatatatatatatatatatatatatatatattgtaaacCAAGCACCAAATCTAACCTTTGGTAGATTCAGAGAATGTTTTCCGGTTCTTTCAAatgggaaatcatttttctgaatttaagctgtcgtaataaattttttgttgttgactaGGAAGACGAtttccattgactcattttcctgaATGAATCAAACGccggaaaatgagaaaatgttttcctgaaAATGTATTCcatcaaacaaacacacccttagttcAAACTCTGATAGATGCGGAACCAAGTGTTGGATTGGATTATGTTTTTATCGTCCCGTTGGTTGTGTGAATCAGATAATTGCCTTTTGTAATATTTAAAGCGTGACTCTTCAAAATGTCATCCCTACAAATTGGCCAAGAAGTACTTCACACTCAATCCTCTTAGCATTGTCTCCCACTATACTATACCATACCATAAAGACAGGTGATAGCATCTAGTAATCAGGGCCATGAGAAATTCCCAACGTTCTgttgcaaaagagaaaatggaataTCTTGTAATCAGAGCTTAAATAGCATtacagaagagaaaaaaaatagagcgCTATTTAAAACCAGAATTATAGCAAGTTTTTTAATCTCTCGAAGAAGGAATCTGTAAATGCGATATGGGAACAAGCATCTTTATGCGGGGGAACCATTCCCTGCTACAAGTTATGGGACAGGTTCCCAGAAAGACCTACGAATAGAGCAGTTCAAGCTAGCGGCTACATCCACTAGACACTCAGAGACTTGCCTTTATTTTCGCCGAACATTTAGAAG
This region of Eucalyptus grandis isolate ANBG69807.140 chromosome 8, ASM1654582v1, whole genome shotgun sequence genomic DNA includes:
- the LOC104415146 gene encoding inositol 4-methyltransferase yields the protein MANNQEREGRDQEDEVGKLAVRLAGAVVLPMTLKSALELGIIDALVSTGGFLSPTEIASRVGAKNPGAPVLVDRMMRLLASHGVIEWRLRRGDGNGDGGEREYGPGPMCRFFAKDQEGGDVGPLFLLIHDKVFMESWYHLNDVIMEGGVPFERAYGMTAFEYPAVDDRFNQVFNRAMASHTSLIMKKILDVYRGFEGIEVLVDVGGGVGFNLKMITSKNPHIKGINFDLPHVLADVPSYPGVEHVGGDMFESVPRGDAIFMKWILHDWSDEHCSKLLKNCFEALPANGKVILVEAILPVVPERNVSSINVFQQDLFMLAQNPGGKERTQKEYEALAVQAGFTGCEVKCCAYNNWVVEFPKTAGH